Proteins encoded together in one Kitasatospora albolonga window:
- a CDS encoding L-threonine-O-3-phosphate decarboxylase, whose amino-acid sequence MTGAADRPAPAAPGPGARNLVVGVGARRGAPPDEVFGLIEETLRGAGLRTADVAEVATVDAKADEPGIVGAAARLGVPVRTYPAAALAEVRVPNPSGAPGGAVGTPSVAEAAALIGADELVVEKSVGAGRATCAVARRFPAVLAPFPVSGEKTSTPPVTEGPRPFTMTAMNPPTHPPTRDIESAGPDLRHHGDAEVRGENLTDLAVNVRTHTPPEWLRQRIAASLVSLAAYPDGTAAREAVAERHGLPVERVLLTAGAAEAFVLIARALPARCPVVVHPQFTEPEAALRAAGHRVGRVLLRAEDGFRLDPAAVPEEADLVVVGNPTNPTSVLHSAALLERLARPGRTLVVDEAFMDVVPGEREALCGRTDIPGLVVLRSLTKTWGLAGLRIGYVLAAPETVALLADAQPLWPVSSPALAAAQACMEPRALVEAAEAADRITVDRAHLLAGLAEFSEVRVVEAARGPFVLVRLERAAEIRERLRLLGFAARRGDTFPGLGPQWLRLAVRDRATTNRFLQALDQAVQALPARTGR is encoded by the coding sequence ATGACCGGAGCCGCCGACCGCCCCGCCCCGGCCGCCCCCGGGCCCGGTGCGCGGAACCTGGTCGTCGGGGTCGGCGCCCGCCGGGGCGCGCCGCCCGACGAGGTGTTCGGCCTGATCGAGGAGACCCTGCGCGGGGCGGGGCTGCGTACCGCCGATGTGGCGGAGGTGGCGACGGTCGACGCGAAGGCGGACGAGCCGGGGATCGTGGGGGCCGCCGCCCGGCTCGGGGTGCCGGTGCGGACGTATCCGGCGGCCGCGCTGGCGGAGGTGCGGGTGCCGAATCCGTCGGGTGCGCCGGGCGGGGCGGTGGGCACGCCGTCGGTGGCGGAGGCGGCGGCGCTGATCGGCGCGGACGAGCTGGTGGTGGAGAAGTCCGTCGGAGCGGGGCGCGCGACCTGCGCGGTGGCACGCCGGTTTCCGGCCGTCCTTGCGCCTTTCCCTGTTTCCGGCGAGAAAACTTCCACCCCACCCGTGACGGAAGGCCCCCGGCCGTTCACCATGACAGCCATGAATCCCCCCACACATCCCCCCACGCGGGACATCGAGAGCGCCGGGCCCGACCTGCGCCACCACGGAGACGCGGAGGTGCGCGGCGAGAATCTGACCGATCTCGCGGTGAACGTCCGCACCCACACACCACCGGAGTGGCTGCGCCAGCGGATAGCCGCGTCCCTGGTCTCGCTGGCCGCCTACCCCGACGGCACGGCGGCCCGGGAGGCGGTCGCCGAGCGGCACGGACTGCCGGTGGAGCGCGTTCTGCTGACGGCGGGCGCGGCCGAGGCGTTCGTCCTGATCGCCCGGGCGCTGCCGGCCCGCTGTCCGGTGGTCGTGCATCCGCAGTTCACCGAGCCGGAGGCGGCGCTGCGGGCGGCCGGGCACCGGGTGGGGCGGGTGCTGCTGCGGGCGGAGGACGGTTTCCGGCTCGATCCGGCGGCGGTGCCGGAGGAGGCGGACCTGGTGGTGGTCGGCAACCCGACCAACCCGACGTCGGTGCTGCACTCGGCGGCCCTGCTGGAGCGGCTGGCCAGACCGGGGCGGACGCTGGTGGTCGACGAGGCGTTCATGGACGTCGTGCCGGGCGAGCGTGAGGCGCTGTGCGGGCGTACGGACATCCCGGGGCTCGTGGTGCTGCGCAGCCTCACCAAGACCTGGGGGCTGGCCGGGCTGCGGATCGGTTACGTCCTGGCCGCCCCGGAGACGGTAGCGCTGCTCGCCGACGCGCAGCCGCTGTGGCCGGTGTCGTCCCCGGCGCTGGCGGCGGCCCAGGCGTGCATGGAGCCGAGGGCGCTGGTGGAGGCTGCGGAGGCGGCGGACCGGATCACGGTGGACCGGGCCCATCTGCTGGCCGGGCTCGCGGAGTTCAGCGAGGTGCGGGTGGTGGAGGCGGCCCGGGGGCCGTTCGTCCTGGTCCGGCTGGAGCGGGCGGCGGAGATCCGGGAGCGGCTGCGGCTGCTGGGCTTCGCGGCCCGGCGCGGGGACACGTTCCCGGGGCTGGGGCCGCAGTGGCTGCGGCTCGCCGTCCGTGACCGGGCGACGACGAACCGCTTCCTCCAGGCCCTGGACCAGGCGGTGCAGGCGCTGCCCGCACGGACGGGGCGCTGA
- a CDS encoding amidohydrolase: MSDQVRDRERLPVLRVKGRVLVGPDEVRDELWAVGGRITYERPPGAEDAQTVTGWALPGLVDAHCHVGLDAHGPVDAATAEKQALTDRGAGTLLIRDAGSPSDTRWTDDREDLPKIIRAGRHIARTRRYIRNYAHEIEPGDLVAYVAREARRGDGWVKLVGDWIDRDAGDLTACWPRGEVEAAIAEAHRLGARVTAHCFAEAALRDLVEAGIDCVEHATGLTEETIPLFAERGVAIVPTLVNIATFPDLAAGGEAKFPRWSAHMRQLYERRYDTVRAAYDAGIPVYVGTDAGGSLAHGLVAGEVAELVKAGIPPLEALSATAWGARRWLGRPALEEGAPADLVVYDEDPRADVRVLAAPRHIVLNGRVVG; this comes from the coding sequence ATGAGTGATCAGGTGAGGGATCGGGAGCGGCTGCCGGTGCTGCGGGTGAAGGGTCGGGTCCTCGTCGGCCCGGACGAGGTGCGCGACGAACTGTGGGCCGTCGGCGGGCGGATCACCTACGAGCGGCCCCCGGGCGCGGAGGACGCGCAGACCGTGACGGGCTGGGCGCTGCCCGGACTCGTCGACGCGCACTGCCATGTGGGGCTGGACGCGCACGGCCCGGTCGACGCGGCCACGGCGGAGAAGCAGGCGCTCACCGACCGGGGCGCCGGGACCCTGCTCATCCGGGACGCCGGATCGCCCTCCGACACCCGGTGGACCGACGACCGCGAGGACCTGCCGAAGATCATCCGGGCGGGCCGCCATATCGCCAGGACCCGCCGCTACATCCGTAACTACGCCCATGAGATCGAGCCCGGCGACCTCGTCGCGTACGTCGCCCGGGAGGCCCGGCGCGGCGACGGCTGGGTCAAGCTGGTGGGGGACTGGATCGACCGGGACGCGGGCGACCTGACCGCCTGCTGGCCGCGCGGCGAGGTCGAGGCGGCCATCGCCGAGGCGCACCGGCTGGGCGCCCGCGTCACCGCGCACTGCTTCGCCGAGGCCGCGCTGCGCGATCTGGTGGAGGCGGGCATCGACTGCGTCGAGCACGCCACCGGCCTCACCGAGGAGACCATCCCGCTCTTCGCGGAGCGCGGGGTCGCGATCGTCCCGACGCTGGTCAACATCGCCACGTTCCCCGACCTCGCGGCGGGCGGCGAGGCCAAGTTCCCGCGCTGGTCGGCGCATATGCGGCAGCTGTACGAGCGGCGGTACGACACCGTCCGGGCCGCGTACGACGCGGGCATCCCGGTCTACGTCGGCACCGACGCGGGCGGCTCGCTGGCGCACGGCCTGGTCGCGGGGGAGGTCGCCGAGCTGGTGAAGGCGGGCATCCCGCCCCTGGAGGCCCTCTCCGCCACCGCGTGGGGGGCGAGGCGGTGGCTGGGGCGGCCGGCGCTGGAGGAGGGCGCTCCGGCGGACCTGGTCGTGTACGACGAGGACCCGCGCGCCGATGTCCGGGTGCTGGCCGCCCCGCGCCACATCGTGCTGAACGGGCGTGTGGTCGGCTGA